Proteins found in one Fulvitalea axinellae genomic segment:
- a CDS encoding DUF5687 family protein, with amino-acid sequence MILQLLKHKWKEDFRSPAFDQGLPVKILMGFLGFMALCYLIAFGLLIDVILLKDNDTINPVTFINGYLVLYWIVGIGVRMTMQNTPAIGIQPYLLLPIRKSKVFNFLLARSFFSANNWLHLAFAIPFALKVVQKVNDFPSAIAWLIVFFSMSMANNYIVFILKKETLGKIWINWALMLLAAGLFGLNYYDLFPVNEISSAFMETVAATPLTALSTVVWAVLWYVLAFRYLKSKAYLENLAVKTDGGKGDNLNERLSFLRGFGRVGDIIALDLKMIMRNKRPKQVTIMAFAFLFYGLLFYTNDIYGKGMYVFCAVFITGLGMSNFGQFVPAWDSGHFDMLLTSNLSFKDYVRSKHRYMITLCSVFFVLSLPYGYFGMDIIWTHLSMALFNIGVSSYILLLFSTRNNRRFDITKSGSFNFEGTGATQWLASVPFLLLPQVLYWPITLLADNNTALITIGIIGVLGLALQSPILDRIAKMYVKQKYRLAEGLRA; translated from the coding sequence ATGATTCTACAACTCCTCAAACATAAATGGAAAGAAGATTTCCGGTCTCCGGCCTTTGACCAAGGGCTTCCGGTCAAGATTCTGATGGGCTTTTTAGGGTTTATGGCTTTGTGTTACTTGATAGCGTTCGGCCTACTCATCGACGTGATCTTGCTGAAAGACAACGATACTATAAACCCCGTCACTTTCATAAACGGTTACCTTGTCCTATATTGGATTGTCGGAATCGGTGTAAGAATGACTATGCAAAACACTCCGGCCATCGGTATCCAACCTTACCTTTTGTTGCCGATCCGGAAATCCAAAGTCTTTAACTTTCTGCTCGCCAGATCTTTCTTTAGCGCCAACAACTGGCTCCACCTCGCGTTCGCCATACCTTTCGCCCTGAAAGTGGTCCAAAAGGTAAATGACTTCCCTTCCGCCATCGCTTGGCTGATCGTTTTCTTCAGCATGTCCATGGCCAACAACTATATCGTTTTCATTCTCAAAAAGGAAACCCTGGGCAAAATCTGGATCAATTGGGCCTTAATGTTATTGGCCGCAGGACTGTTCGGGCTTAATTATTACGACCTTTTCCCTGTAAACGAAATTTCCAGCGCCTTTATGGAAACGGTCGCCGCTACTCCGCTTACGGCTTTGTCAACGGTCGTTTGGGCTGTACTTTGGTACGTTTTGGCTTTCCGCTACCTTAAGTCCAAAGCTTACCTGGAAAATCTGGCGGTGAAAACAGACGGCGGAAAAGGCGACAACCTCAACGAAAGACTGTCGTTTCTGCGCGGTTTCGGTAGAGTTGGAGACATTATCGCTTTGGACCTGAAAATGATCATGCGAAACAAAAGACCGAAACAAGTTACAATTATGGCTTTCGCTTTCTTGTTCTACGGACTTCTGTTCTACACTAACGATATTTACGGAAAGGGCATGTACGTCTTTTGCGCTGTGTTTATCACAGGCCTCGGCATGTCAAACTTTGGACAGTTCGTACCGGCATGGGACAGCGGACACTTTGACATGTTACTGACCAGCAACCTTTCGTTCAAAGACTACGTGCGCTCAAAGCACCGCTACATGATCACCCTTTGTTCAGTTTTCTTTGTCCTTTCGTTGCCGTACGGCTATTTCGGCATGGATATAATCTGGACACACTTGTCGATGGCACTTTTCAACATCGGCGTCAGTAGCTACATACTTCTGCTGTTCAGCACCAGAAACAACAGGCGTTTCGATATTACGAAATCGGGATCGTTTAACTTCGAGGGCACCGGCGCCACACAATGGCTCGCCTCCGTTCCGTTTCTTCTGTTGCCACAAGTTCTTTATTGGCCGATCACACTTTTGGCAGACAACAATACGGCGCTGATTACAATCGGTATTATCGGCGTCTTGGGATTAGCCTTGCAAAGCCCCATCCTTGACAGGATAGCCAAAATGTACGTTAAGCAAAAGTACCGCCTGGCCGAAGGCTTACGCGCCTAA
- a CDS encoding metal ABC transporter permease — MTQAQFEIQLIAMLVAMACAIPGTFLVLRKMAMISDAISHSILPGIVIGFFVTQDISSPLLVVLAALCGVLTVMLVEWIQKTGLVKEDTAIGLVFPALFSIGVIMIARNANDVHLDVDAVLLGELAFAPFDRFIIGEYDLGPKALWVIGSILTLSVTLLGLFFKELKISTFDPQLATALGFSPLLIHHGLMTLASVTTVGAFDAVGAVLVVGLMIAPPATAYLLTDDLKKMLGLAVCFGAFSAIAGYWLAHFLDASIAGAITTVLGFVFFTVFLIAPGKGWLSVWHRRRRQRLEVSLLTFLLHLHNHKDVEERKVGHLREHINWQKVRAKSVLSLALNNNMVTIEGDVVSLTSKGWKFANEAIEHISSDKTTAIESMKDEFFLFRA; from the coding sequence ATGACACAAGCTCAGTTTGAAATTCAGCTTATAGCCATGTTAGTGGCTATGGCGTGCGCCATTCCGGGCACCTTTTTGGTTCTTCGCAAAATGGCCATGATTTCCGATGCGATCAGCCATTCCATTTTGCCGGGCATAGTTATAGGTTTCTTTGTTACCCAAGATATCAGCTCGCCGCTGTTGGTGGTTTTGGCCGCGTTGTGCGGAGTCCTGACGGTAATGCTGGTGGAGTGGATCCAGAAGACGGGCTTGGTAAAAGAAGATACGGCGATTGGGCTGGTGTTTCCGGCGCTGTTCAGTATCGGGGTCATAATGATCGCCAGAAACGCTAATGACGTTCACCTCGACGTTGACGCCGTTTTGCTTGGCGAGTTGGCCTTTGCCCCGTTCGACCGTTTTATTATAGGCGAATACGACCTTGGTCCGAAAGCCCTTTGGGTGATCGGGTCGATTTTGACACTTTCCGTAACGCTTCTCGGGTTATTTTTCAAAGAATTAAAAATCAGTACTTTCGACCCGCAATTGGCAACGGCCCTGGGCTTTTCTCCATTGCTTATTCATCACGGCCTTATGACGTTGGCCTCCGTAACCACGGTTGGCGCTTTCGACGCCGTGGGAGCCGTGTTGGTAGTGGGACTTATGATTGCGCCACCCGCAACGGCCTATTTGCTTACCGATGATTTGAAGAAAATGTTGGGCTTGGCCGTTTGTTTTGGAGCCTTCTCGGCTATTGCGGGTTATTGGTTAGCCCACTTTCTCGACGCTTCAATTGCGGGCGCCATTACCACCGTTCTTGGTTTTGTTTTCTTTACGGTGTTTCTGATCGCTCCCGGTAAGGGTTGGTTGTCGGTTTGGCACAGAAGGAGAAGGCAGAGGCTGGAAGTTTCGTTGTTGACATTTCTCTTGCATCTGCATAACCATAAAGATGTAGAAGAGCGAAAAGTCGGGCATTTGCGCGAGCATATCAATTGGCAAAAAGTAAGGGCCAAAAGCGTATTGTCTTTGGCGTTGAATAATAATATGGTGACGATTGAAGGTGATGTCGTCTCCTTAACTTCAAAAGGTTGGAAATTCGCCAACGAGGCGATAGAGCATATCTCTTCAGATAAAACCACAGCGATCGAAAGCATGAAGGACGAGTTCTTTCTGTTTCGGGCGTAA
- a CDS encoding metal ABC transporter ATP-binding protein, with amino-acid sequence MGEKIAIQVDDLTVAYNYKPVLWDVDLKIPEGVLMAVVGPNGAGKSTLIKSVLGIIKPLAGSVKVFGKPYRKQRSKVAYVPQKGSVDWDFPTTALDVVTMGTYGRLGWIKRPGIKEKKEALEALEKVGMLPFRDRQISQLSGGQQQRIFLARALVQQAEIYLMDEPFQGVDATTEKAIINILKDLRKAGKTVIVVHHDLQTVPEYFDWVTFLNVKKIATGPVKDIFNDDHLTQTYGINYKVSIQPS; translated from the coding sequence ATGGGGGAGAAGATAGCGATACAGGTAGACGACCTGACCGTGGCTTATAATTATAAGCCGGTGCTGTGGGATGTGGATTTGAAGATTCCCGAGGGTGTGTTGATGGCCGTAGTTGGTCCGAACGGAGCGGGAAAATCCACGTTGATAAAATCCGTGTTGGGAATTATCAAGCCCTTGGCTGGTTCTGTGAAAGTATTCGGAAAACCTTACAGGAAACAACGCTCCAAAGTAGCCTACGTTCCGCAAAAAGGCAGCGTGGATTGGGATTTTCCGACCACGGCCCTCGATGTGGTGACGATGGGCACCTACGGACGCCTGGGTTGGATAAAAAGGCCGGGAATAAAGGAAAAGAAAGAGGCGCTGGAAGCTTTGGAGAAAGTGGGGATGTTGCCGTTTCGCGATCGTCAGATCTCACAGCTTTCGGGCGGGCAACAGCAACGGATCTTTTTGGCCAGAGCATTGGTCCAGCAAGCCGAGATTTATTTGATGGACGAACCTTTCCAAGGCGTTGACGCCACTACGGAAAAAGCGATTATCAATATTCTGAAAGACTTGCGCAAAGCGGGCAAAACCGTAATCGTGGTGCACCATGATTTGCAGACGGTACCGGAATATTTCGATTGGGTGACATTCCTAAATGTCAAGAAAATAGCCACGGGGCCGGTCAAAGATATCTTCAACGATGATCATTTGACACAGACTTACGGAATCAATTACAAAGTAAGCATCCAGCCCTCATGA
- a CDS encoding 4'-phosphopantetheinyl transferase superfamily protein: MPVTKIEKNSEFLFWGVWKIEESAELLETIYTYDDEDRQDVMRTKHPAKRAERLSARAILAKVTEESGEKWNGLKKDTNGRPRLKGSDSDISITHAKGYAAAALTQQGKTGIDMERASAKVVRVRHKFLSQTESEMIGMDEMSLTAAWAAKEAIYKCSAIPGLEFKNEIIFEQFCPESKTYSLASARKTGPFRLSYQFIDDYVLCIATRA, encoded by the coding sequence ATGCCAGTCACGAAAATAGAAAAAAATAGCGAATTCCTGTTTTGGGGAGTTTGGAAAATTGAAGAATCGGCCGAACTTCTGGAAACCATCTACACATATGATGACGAAGACCGCCAAGACGTAATGCGAACCAAGCACCCGGCCAAAAGAGCCGAACGCTTGTCGGCCAGAGCCATACTCGCTAAAGTCACCGAAGAATCGGGCGAAAAATGGAACGGGCTAAAAAAAGACACCAATGGCAGGCCACGGCTAAAAGGCTCGGACAGCGACATCTCAATTACCCACGCAAAAGGTTACGCCGCCGCCGCTTTGACCCAACAGGGAAAAACGGGAATAGATATGGAACGGGCCAGCGCCAAAGTCGTCCGGGTGAGGCATAAATTCCTTAGCCAAACAGAATCCGAAATGATCGGTATGGACGAAATGTCGCTTACCGCAGCTTGGGCGGCCAAAGAGGCCATATATAAGTGTTCCGCCATTCCGGGTTTGGAGTTCAAAAACGAAATTATATTTGAACAATTTTGCCCGGAGTCCAAAACCTACTCTCTGGCTTCCGCACGAAAAACCGGTCCCTTCAGGCTGTCATACCAATTCATTGATGATTACGTTCTCTGCATAGCAACGAGAGCCTAA
- a CDS encoding metal ABC transporter solute-binding protein, Zn/Mn family yields MKNFAIFLAVLLVLGGCKVKKKEGVENRTGKLSVVTTTTMITDLLKVVGGDRVEVQGLMGSGVDPHLYKASEGDVNKLFTADAVFYNGLHLEGKLVDVFEKMRRRNRVTIALADALAPSDLITSKEFAGNHDPHVWFDINLWEKITLYTAEKLSGLDPANADYYMANAKAYHEKLAKLLVDMKKEVAVLPEEKRVLITAHDAFNYFGRSLGFEVVGLQGLSTATEAGVKDVRKLAELIIDKKVKAIFVESSVPKRTIEALQAAVKDQNHNVNIGGTLYSDALGNAGTPEGTYLGMYKYNTETIVNALR; encoded by the coding sequence ATGAAGAATTTTGCAATATTCTTGGCCGTGCTACTCGTATTGGGCGGGTGCAAAGTCAAGAAAAAGGAAGGAGTGGAAAATCGTACAGGTAAGCTGTCGGTGGTTACCACTACTACGATGATCACCGATTTGCTGAAAGTAGTGGGCGGTGACCGTGTGGAGGTTCAGGGCCTTATGGGCAGCGGAGTTGATCCGCACCTCTATAAAGCCAGTGAAGGCGACGTAAACAAGCTTTTTACCGCAGACGCGGTCTTTTACAACGGTCTTCACCTAGAAGGAAAACTGGTCGATGTGTTCGAGAAAATGCGCCGACGAAATCGGGTGACGATCGCTTTGGCTGACGCTTTGGCCCCGTCGGATTTGATTACATCGAAAGAGTTTGCCGGAAATCATGACCCTCATGTTTGGTTCGACATCAACCTGTGGGAGAAAATAACGCTTTATACCGCCGAAAAGCTTTCCGGACTGGATCCGGCGAACGCCGATTATTATATGGCGAACGCTAAGGCTTACCATGAAAAGTTAGCGAAGCTATTGGTCGATATGAAAAAAGAGGTGGCCGTGCTTCCCGAAGAAAAACGTGTGCTGATCACAGCCCATGATGCGTTCAACTACTTTGGGCGTTCGCTCGGATTTGAAGTGGTAGGGCTTCAGGGACTTTCGACCGCTACCGAGGCGGGGGTAAAAGATGTCCGTAAGCTCGCCGAATTGATAATCGATAAAAAAGTCAAAGCGATTTTTGTTGAGTCGTCCGTTCCGAAAAGGACAATCGAAGCATTGCAGGCGGCGGTAAAGGATCAGAACCATAACGTCAACATTGGCGGAACGCTTTATTCCGACGCCTTGGGCAACGCAGGTACTCCGGAAGGGACTTACTTGGGAATGTATAAATACAATACAGAGACAATCGTTAACGCGTTACGGTAA
- a CDS encoding SpoIIE family protein phosphatase: MLYTGLKYYCVSILLLALTLSHTDISAQPHRPFVFFDAEKGEGGRINTSLAQGPNGMIFIVNSDGLVRYAGSYWEQYLPNSDNRTISEVTVTGSGKAFVAGTNIFGYVEIHNGKKRFVSLIEHFSEDGDTLPGLFFGLCSLGNKIFVIHGDTVLVWDDLSQKATKHTMRAPFDIMNVDGRIWITDIMSGLFELKAGHLRLLSRNRNFFLRQTPVTAMPFGDGKVLTCNRRGEMFKISLAPFRHEPFEFDFKDQLKSSSITGGLSLRNGNFLLLTEDEGVFHFSPKGNLIEKIDKDDGLNGNAFNDALQDREGNVWLATYRGIMMWEIESPIGIIGRESGLEGAIYDMAKYRDKIYLATSEGLLKNKKNTSQRLKFEKQEYPGTVCFGLKTTPEGLIIGALDTWVLDNEDSKPRHLSDYKYIYFDHYSWKGRDYVICAGPRRLAILRLENGKWQKHWESNYLHYEFDGAKAFPKGDHVNFWLSAKGKVFSAEWRGKDQLKPDFRVASPGVTMDLPKGRAKIIKNNEFLEVFVNESLYRFYPEIKKFRKSGLGISGLKDLSILNGDSTFYWNKKDGQYKIFDDLGHPAGIFSGIDWGRYPVGELNNWLQLSEKRLLVSGQTGLLLMDGFSHQNTEQDSTLSLHIAHVYPHEDTLYLNGIDQQKHVFPYSQNSIAFDYSAPTYHLHDKVSYYCKLEGFDESWVNRGNAHRIEYMNLFEGKYTFQVMAVDAIGRVSPVQSFSFGIDPPYFRTGWAYLVYGISFLALILGSVKWYNHRLMRDNERLELMVSRRTFQLEKKRKILESQKYDLAEKSDALEKANKRIVAGNKEIRESLTYASYLQKAFIPDIKRLRDSFADAFVLHLPKQQVSGDFYWLAKEGGKHFLAVLDCTGHGVPGAFMSIIGNNLLEEIIRVNGETSVDNILSELDRRLKEKFALNDKTFEDGMEIGLCRWDPEINELRYAGARIKLSYFADGELQVLKGDRRSIGERHRGHEVFTEHVLKIDKPTSLYLYTDGFRDQFGGPRSKKFLDKRLRKVLSEIQDLPMEEQENTLMRTFIDWKQEESQVDDVLVLGFQLVPQEVIVPEKTAPTTSATLS, translated from the coding sequence TTGTTGTACACAGGCCTTAAATATTATTGCGTAAGCATACTACTCCTTGCGCTGACCTTGTCGCATACCGACATTTCGGCTCAGCCACACCGCCCTTTTGTCTTTTTCGACGCTGAAAAAGGAGAAGGGGGGCGAATCAACACGAGCCTTGCCCAAGGCCCAAACGGAATGATCTTCATCGTCAACAGCGACGGGCTTGTCCGGTACGCCGGATCATATTGGGAACAATACCTGCCTAATTCCGATAACCGCACTATCTCTGAAGTAACCGTTACCGGCTCGGGTAAAGCCTTTGTGGCAGGCACCAATATCTTCGGATATGTCGAAATCCATAACGGCAAGAAACGTTTCGTTTCGCTGATTGAACATTTCAGTGAAGACGGCGACACATTACCGGGCCTGTTTTTCGGACTATGCTCATTAGGCAATAAAATCTTCGTAATCCACGGCGACACTGTTCTGGTTTGGGACGACCTGTCTCAAAAGGCGACAAAACACACCATGCGAGCCCCTTTCGACATCATGAATGTTGACGGGAGGATATGGATCACCGACATAATGTCGGGGCTTTTCGAACTAAAAGCGGGACACTTGCGTCTTCTTAGCCGAAACAGGAACTTCTTTTTGAGGCAGACTCCCGTAACGGCCATGCCTTTTGGCGACGGAAAAGTCCTGACCTGTAACCGTCGGGGAGAGATGTTCAAAATATCGTTGGCCCCATTCCGACACGAACCTTTTGAATTCGACTTCAAAGACCAACTAAAATCGTCCTCCATCACAGGCGGACTCAGCCTCCGAAACGGCAACTTCCTCTTGCTAACCGAGGACGAAGGGGTGTTCCATTTCAGTCCGAAAGGTAATCTTATCGAAAAAATCGACAAAGATGACGGGCTGAACGGCAATGCGTTCAACGATGCCTTACAAGACAGGGAAGGAAACGTTTGGCTGGCTACGTACCGCGGCATAATGATGTGGGAAATCGAGAGTCCCATCGGAATAATTGGAAGGGAATCTGGACTGGAAGGCGCTATATATGATATGGCGAAATACCGCGACAAGATTTATCTCGCCACTTCGGAAGGGCTCCTCAAAAACAAGAAAAACACTAGCCAGAGACTGAAGTTCGAAAAACAGGAATATCCCGGAACGGTTTGCTTCGGGCTGAAAACCACGCCGGAAGGCCTTATTATTGGAGCTTTAGACACTTGGGTTCTGGACAATGAAGACTCCAAACCACGACATCTTTCCGACTACAAGTACATTTACTTCGATCATTATTCTTGGAAAGGCCGTGACTATGTCATCTGCGCCGGACCTCGCCGTTTGGCTATTTTAAGGCTCGAAAACGGCAAATGGCAAAAACACTGGGAATCGAATTATCTGCATTATGAATTTGACGGCGCCAAAGCTTTCCCAAAAGGAGATCATGTCAATTTTTGGCTAAGTGCCAAAGGGAAAGTATTCTCTGCGGAATGGAGAGGAAAAGACCAATTAAAACCGGATTTCCGGGTCGCAAGCCCTGGCGTCACTATGGATCTTCCAAAAGGGCGGGCCAAGATCATTAAGAACAATGAATTCCTAGAAGTATTCGTAAACGAAAGCCTTTACCGTTTTTATCCTGAAATAAAGAAATTCAGAAAATCAGGACTCGGCATCAGCGGACTCAAGGATTTATCAATACTAAACGGCGACTCAACGTTCTATTGGAACAAAAAAGACGGCCAATACAAAATCTTTGACGACTTAGGACACCCCGCCGGCATCTTTTCGGGTATTGATTGGGGACGTTATCCTGTGGGCGAGCTCAACAATTGGCTACAGCTTTCTGAAAAAAGGCTATTGGTTTCCGGCCAAACAGGCCTGTTACTTATGGACGGTTTTTCGCACCAAAACACCGAACAGGACAGTACGCTCAGCCTTCATATAGCGCATGTTTACCCTCATGAAGACACGCTTTATCTCAACGGAATAGATCAGCAAAAACACGTTTTCCCTTACAGTCAAAACTCTATTGCTTTTGACTATTCCGCTCCGACTTACCACCTGCACGACAAGGTGTCTTATTATTGCAAACTGGAAGGTTTTGACGAAAGCTGGGTCAACAGAGGAAATGCCCACCGTATCGAATACATGAACCTTTTCGAAGGCAAATACACCTTCCAAGTCATGGCCGTTGACGCCATAGGCCGGGTTAGCCCCGTTCAGTCGTTTTCTTTCGGAATAGACCCGCCATATTTCCGGACGGGCTGGGCCTACCTGGTTTACGGAATTTCGTTTTTAGCCCTTATTCTCGGTTCCGTTAAATGGTACAACCACCGATTGATGCGGGACAATGAACGGCTGGAACTCATGGTAAGCAGACGTACTTTTCAGCTAGAGAAAAAGCGAAAAATTCTGGAATCCCAAAAATATGATCTGGCCGAAAAAAGTGACGCGCTGGAAAAAGCCAACAAGAGAATTGTGGCGGGCAATAAAGAAATCAGGGAAAGCTTGACTTATGCTTCATATCTCCAAAAAGCCTTTATTCCTGACATCAAACGTCTACGTGATTCTTTCGCTGACGCTTTTGTATTACACCTACCTAAACAGCAAGTTAGCGGTGATTTCTACTGGCTAGCCAAAGAAGGCGGAAAGCATTTCCTTGCTGTTCTGGACTGTACAGGCCATGGTGTTCCCGGCGCATTTATGTCAATCATAGGCAATAACTTACTTGAGGAAATCATCAGGGTCAACGGTGAAACTTCGGTTGACAATATCCTTTCGGAGCTTGATAGACGATTAAAAGAAAAGTTCGCCCTAAACGACAAAACATTCGAAGACGGAATGGAAATCGGCCTATGTCGGTGGGATCCTGAGATTAACGAGCTTCGCTACGCCGGCGCACGCATCAAACTTTCTTATTTCGCAGATGGAGAACTTCAGGTGCTGAAAGGTGACAGAAGATCAATCGGAGAACGACACAGAGGACATGAAGTGTTTACAGAACACGTGCTTAAAATTGACAAACCGACAAGTCTATATCTATATACCGACGGATTCCGCGACCAATTTGGCGGACCTAGAAGCAAAAAATTCCTCGACAAAAGACTCAGAAAGGTTCTTTCCGAAATCCAAGACCTTCCGATGGAAGAGCAGGAAAACACTCTGATGAGAACATTTATCGACTGGAAACAAGAAGAATCCCAAGTAGATGACGTTCTTGTTCTTGGTTTTCAGCTAGTACCGCAAGAAGTGATTGTTCCCGAAAAAACAGCACCAACGACTTCGGCAACTCTTTCCTAA
- a CDS encoding ribonuclease HII, which produces MLLSQFTEEKIEAGCDEAGRGCLAGPVVAAAVILPKDYQNDILNDSKQLSEKKRDKLREQIKNDAIAWCVAEVSPTEIDKINILNASFLAMHRAVDGLSSKPELLLIDGNRFKPYPEIPHECVVKGDGKFLSIAAASVLAKTRRDEIMREFATKHPGYGWETNAGYPTKAHRNAIRELGTTPHHRMSFKLLPDPTLFD; this is translated from the coding sequence ATGCTCTTATCACAGTTCACAGAAGAAAAAATCGAGGCCGGTTGCGACGAAGCCGGGCGCGGTTGTTTGGCCGGGCCGGTTGTGGCCGCTGCGGTTATCCTTCCAAAAGATTATCAGAACGACATACTGAACGATTCGAAACAACTGTCGGAAAAGAAGCGCGACAAACTGCGCGAACAGATCAAAAACGACGCTATCGCTTGGTGTGTAGCGGAAGTTTCGCCTACGGAAATAGACAAGATTAACATTCTGAACGCTTCGTTTTTGGCCATGCACCGTGCCGTGGACGGATTATCTTCCAAGCCGGAACTCCTTCTGATCGACGGCAACAGGTTTAAGCCTTATCCCGAAATTCCGCACGAATGCGTGGTAAAAGGCGACGGAAAGTTCTTAAGCATAGCGGCAGCTTCGGTTCTCGCCAAAACCCGCCGAGACGAAATCATGCGGGAATTTGCGACCAAGCACCCGGGCTATGGATGGGAGACCAATGCCGGCTACCCGACAAAGGCCCACAGAAACGCAATCCGGGAATTGGGCACGACTCCCCATCACCGCATGTCGTTCAAACTTTTGCCCGATCCTACCCTATTCGATTAA
- a CDS encoding ABC transporter ATP-binding protein gives MIQVNNIKKSYGPVTVLNIKQLNIGKGEVVGLVGNNGAGKTTFFRSVLDLILPDTGEVKLNGQLVKGDDSWKSFTGSYLDEGFLIDYLSPEEYFEFIGKLRGLNKADLEEFLAQFEDIFNGEVLGTGKYIRNLSKGNQKKVGIIGALIGNPELLILDEPFANLDPSTQIRLKKLLQNQKAEKGITMFISSHDLSHVTEVCDRIVLLEKGEVVKDAHKDENTLKELEAFFGKDEALTE, from the coding sequence ATGATCCAAGTAAATAATATCAAAAAAAGCTACGGACCCGTTACCGTACTGAACATTAAACAACTCAACATCGGAAAAGGCGAAGTGGTAGGCTTGGTCGGAAACAACGGCGCCGGCAAAACCACTTTTTTCCGCTCCGTACTCGATTTGATCTTGCCGGACACAGGCGAAGTGAAGCTCAACGGACAACTAGTCAAAGGCGACGACAGTTGGAAATCGTTTACTGGCTCTTATCTCGACGAGGGCTTCCTGATCGATTACCTCTCGCCCGAAGAGTATTTCGAATTCATTGGTAAGCTCCGTGGCCTGAACAAAGCGGATCTTGAAGAGTTTCTGGCGCAATTCGAAGACATTTTCAACGGGGAAGTATTGGGAACGGGCAAATACATCCGTAACCTTTCGAAAGGAAATCAAAAAAAGGTCGGTATAATCGGGGCGCTTATCGGCAACCCGGAATTGCTGATTCTTGACGAGCCCTTCGCCAACTTGGACCCCAGTACGCAGATTCGCCTGAAAAAACTGTTGCAAAACCAAAAGGCGGAGAAAGGGATCACCATGTTCATTTCCAGTCACGATCTGAGCCACGTCACCGAAGTCTGTGACCGGATTGTGCTTTTGGAAAAGGGTGAAGTAGTGAAAGACGCACACAAAGACGAGAATACTCTGAAAGAGCTGGAAGCCTTCTTCGGCAAGGACGAAGCCTTGACAGAGTAG
- a CDS encoding metal ABC transporter permease: MNLPEYFSLVFTDYTLRTITLGTALLGAICGMLGSFAVLRKQSLLGDAISHAALPGIALAFILFQSKDSSVLLTGALVSGLAGTFWIRSITQNTRLKSDTALGLVLSLFFGFGMLLLTFIQKQPNANQAGLEKYLFGQAATLVASDVWLMAGVTGVSFCVMSIFWKEFKVLLFDPEYTLTLGFNTKFIDILMTSFMVLAIVLGLQTVGVVLMSAMLLAPAAAARQWTDRLWVMVTLAAVFGALSGILGTAISAGYDNLSTGPVIVLVAAVFVFLSFVFAPRRGLLARRIGFIRNRNDLHLHKTLSFMYEIAKSHEDHSHPHSLRLFNEFRGFSKKSLRKLEVQGWITFDSRQWSLTDEGFHKAANLYNQNVEKP, encoded by the coding sequence ATGAATTTACCGGAATATTTCTCGTTGGTCTTTACGGACTATACCCTGCGTACAATCACGCTGGGAACGGCTTTGCTTGGGGCGATATGCGGTATGTTGGGCAGTTTTGCCGTATTGAGAAAACAGAGTCTTTTGGGCGACGCCATCTCTCACGCCGCTTTGCCGGGCATAGCCTTGGCTTTTATCCTTTTTCAATCCAAAGACAGTTCTGTGCTTTTGACGGGGGCTTTGGTCAGTGGATTGGCCGGCACGTTTTGGATCAGAAGCATTACCCAGAATACCCGCTTGAAGTCTGATACTGCCTTGGGGCTTGTTTTGTCGCTGTTTTTTGGCTTCGGAATGCTGTTGCTCACTTTTATTCAAAAACAGCCGAACGCAAACCAAGCCGGTCTGGAAAAATACCTGTTCGGGCAAGCGGCTACGCTAGTGGCTTCGGACGTGTGGCTTATGGCCGGAGTGACAGGCGTTAGCTTTTGCGTAATGTCAATTTTCTGGAAAGAGTTCAAAGTCCTGCTGTTTGATCCCGAGTACACTTTGACTTTGGGCTTCAATACCAAGTTTATCGATATCCTGATGACCTCGTTTATGGTTTTGGCCATCGTTTTGGGCTTGCAGACAGTAGGCGTGGTATTGATGAGCGCCATGTTGCTGGCTCCCGCCGCCGCCGCTCGCCAATGGACTGACCGGCTTTGGGTAATGGTAACTTTGGCCGCCGTGTTTGGCGCTTTGTCGGGAATATTGGGCACCGCGATTTCCGCCGGTTATGATAACCTATCCACCGGGCCGGTTATCGTTTTGGTAGCCGCCGTGTTTGTGTTTCTTTCGTTTGTTTTCGCTCCGAGGCGGGGTTTGTTGGCCCGCCGTATTGGTTTTATCCGAAACAGGAACGATCTGCACTTGCACAAGACACTCTCGTTTATGTACGAAATTGCCAAAAGTCACGAAGACCATAGCCATCCGCACTCGTTGCGGTTGTTTAACGAGTTCAGGGGCTTTTCGAAAAAATCGTTGCGAAAACTGGAAGTCCAAGGCTGGATCACTTTCGATAGCCGACAGTGGTCGCTCACTGACGAGGGTTTTCATAAAGCGGCGAACCTGTATAATCAAAATGTTGAAAAGCCATGA